A region from the Fimbriimonadaceae bacterium genome encodes:
- the pfkA gene encoding 6-phosphofructokinase, whose protein sequence is MKKIGVITSGGDAPGMNAAVRAVTRAALGRGVEVVGFVHGYRGIIAEEILALDSRAVGGIINMGGTILRTARCDEFRTPEGREQAMQVLRDNNVEGLVVIGGDGSLTGARKLHDEFGFPVLGVPGSIDNDISGTDFSIGFDTAVNTALEAIDKVRDTAHSHERVFVVEVMGRANGFIALDVALTSGAEAVLIPEVPFSLLDICDNLKRARSRGKRSSIIVLAEGAARAADVKEFVQKNTGFEARYLVLGHMQRGGSPTAFDRLLSLRLGAFAANRLISGFSNEMVGVDGTKLVTHPLSYVLSTERTIDPERLLLVDVMSQ, encoded by the coding sequence ATGAAGAAAATCGGGGTGATCACGAGCGGTGGCGACGCGCCGGGCATGAACGCGGCCGTCCGGGCCGTCACTCGGGCCGCCTTGGGTCGTGGTGTCGAAGTCGTCGGCTTCGTCCATGGCTACCGCGGCATCATCGCCGAAGAGATCCTCGCCCTCGACTCCCGGGCGGTCGGCGGGATCATCAACATGGGCGGCACCATCCTCCGCACCGCCCGCTGCGACGAGTTCCGCACCCCCGAAGGGCGGGAGCAGGCCATGCAAGTCCTCCGTGACAACAACGTCGAGGGGCTCGTGGTCATCGGCGGGGACGGCTCGTTGACAGGTGCCCGCAAGCTCCACGACGAGTTCGGGTTCCCTGTCCTGGGCGTCCCCGGCTCGATCGACAACGACATCAGTGGCACCGACTTTTCGATCGGCTTCGACACCGCCGTCAACACGGCGTTGGAGGCCATCGACAAGGTGCGCGACACCGCACACTCGCACGAGCGGGTTTTCGTCGTCGAAGTCATGGGCAGGGCCAACGGTTTCATCGCCCTCGATGTCGCCCTGACCAGTGGCGCCGAGGCCGTCTTGATCCCCGAGGTGCCGTTCTCCCTGCTCGACATCTGCGACAACCTGAAACGCGCCCGGTCCCGGGGGAAGCGGAGTTCGATCATCGTCCTTGCCGAGGGTGCCGCCCGCGCCGCCGACGTCAAGGAGTTTGTCCAAAAGAACACCGGGTTCGAGGCCCGCTACCTGGTCCTCGGCCACATGCAGCGCGGCGGCTCGCCGACCGCCTTCGACCGGTTGTTGTCCCTGCGCCTGGGCGCCTTTGCCGCCAACCGCTTGATCAGCGGGTTCAGTAACGAGATGGTCGGCGTGGACGGGACAAAGCTGGTCACCCACCCGCTCAGCTATGTCCTCTCGACCGAGCGGACCATCGACCCCGAGCGGCTCCTCCTCGTCGACGTCATGTCCCAATGA
- a CDS encoding 1-phosphofructokinase family hexose kinase, with translation MILTVTLNPCVDLTLNVDGLKPHDTNRVTSCAMDAGGKGVNLSRVAVELGADSIATGFVGGANGAKVRYVLDEQGVVCGFVQTESETRVNYSVESGDGAPTTFNTRGGEIRPHEWERLVAALRHMSSSASWVCFGGSTPPGVPDDATIQLADIAREAGAKVLVDADGAALRRAMEFKPDLVKPNTAEAGRLLGREIKSLDEAVMAARELVGQLAAGGVAIISRGGDGAVLATTDRVLESPGAKVEVKSTIGSGDSLLGGFLAGLTSGKDLVDSFRLGLAAGAATAMTDSTEIARRQTVEDLLPHIPVSEVL, from the coding sequence ATGATCCTGACCGTCACCCTCAACCCCTGCGTCGACCTGACGCTGAACGTGGACGGCCTGAAGCCCCACGACACCAACCGGGTCACGTCGTGCGCGATGGACGCCGGCGGCAAGGGGGTGAACCTCAGTCGGGTCGCGGTGGAACTCGGCGCCGACTCGATCGCCACCGGGTTTGTGGGCGGCGCCAACGGCGCGAAGGTGCGGTATGTGCTCGACGAGCAGGGTGTCGTCTGCGGGTTCGTCCAGACGGAGTCCGAGACACGCGTGAACTACAGCGTCGAAAGCGGCGACGGTGCGCCGACGACCTTCAACACACGCGGCGGGGAGATCCGCCCTCATGAGTGGGAAAGGCTTGTGGCCGCCCTTCGCCACATGAGTTCCAGTGCGTCATGGGTCTGTTTTGGCGGCTCCACTCCTCCGGGCGTGCCGGACGACGCGACCATCCAATTGGCGGACATCGCCCGGGAGGCGGGCGCGAAGGTGCTCGTCGACGCCGACGGCGCGGCGTTGCGGAGGGCTATGGAGTTCAAGCCCGACCTGGTAAAGCCCAACACCGCCGAGGCCGGGCGGTTGCTTGGCCGCGAAATTAAGAGCCTCGACGAGGCCGTCATGGCAGCCCGCGAACTCGTCGGCCAGTTGGCCGCCGGTGGGGTGGCCATCATTTCGCGAGGCGGTGATGGTGCCGTTCTCGCCACCACGGACCGGGTTCTGGAGTCTCCCGGCGCCAAGGTCGAGGTCAAGAGCACCATCGGAAGCGGTGACTCGCTGCTCGGCGGCTTCTTGGCCGGGCTGACCAGTGGCAAGGACCTTGTCGACAGCTTCCGTCTTGGTCTCGCCGCCGGGGCGGCCACGGCGATGACCGACAGCACCGAGATCGCCCGTCGGCAGACTGTCGAGGACCTCTTGCCCCATATCCCGGTCTCGGAAGTCCTCTAG